One genomic segment of Sorex araneus isolate mSorAra2 chromosome X, mSorAra2.pri, whole genome shotgun sequence includes these proteins:
- the LOC101545768 gene encoding CXXC-type zinc finger protein 1-like, with protein MTGPKQHHHILGCLVELLAQLTVNNWKELLRFLSTAWQRPPEEKEKGKKPKQEEDKWKSSQEMQNIPASPQQCLGPRCVQAARPESKYCSDECGMNLAAARIYKILPQRIREWQKDPCIAEEYNKKMLEHIECERQATQSHLKNMERRFHELEAIILRGKQQAVCKNEEHFKGENNSTDLKIFCVSCGKPISIHIALRHMERCFVKYECNWSFGSMYPTSIEGTTRLFCDFYNPQSKRYCKRLQVLCPEHSQNTKVIDDEVCGCPLVRNVFEVTGDFCHLPKRVCNRHYCWEKLRRAELDLERVRALYKLEQLFEQEQKVRTAMANRAGLLSLMLHQTTQHDPLTNDLRTKADN; from the exons AtgacagggcccaagcagcaccaccaCATCCTTGGCTGTCTCGTTGAACTTCTAGCCCAGTTGACTGTAAATAACTGGAAGGAACTGCTGCGCTTCCTAAGCACCGCTTGGCAACGTcccccagaagaaaaagaa AAGGGGAAGAAGCCTAAGCAGGAGGAGGACAAATGGAAATCATCACAGGAGATGCAAAATATTCCAGCCTCaccacagcagtgcttgggacctcGCTGTGTGCAGGCTGCCAGACCAGAATCTAAGTATTGCTCAGATGAATGTGGAATGAATCTGGCAGCTGC CCGCATCTATAAGATCCTGCCCCAGCGAATTCGGGAGTGGCAGAAGGACCCCTGCATTGCTGAGGAGTATAACAAGAAAATGCTTGAGCACATTGAATGTGAGCGACAGGCCACCCAAAGCCACCTGAAAAATATGGAGAGACGTTTCCATGAGCTTGAAGCCATCATTCTGCGTGGCAAAcagcaggctgtgtgcaagaacGAAGAG CACTTCAAAGGTGAAAATAATAGCACGGATCTGAAGATTTTCTGTGTCTCCTGTGGGAAACCCATCAGTATCCACATAGCCCTGCGCCACATGGAGCGCTGCTTTGTCAAG tACGAGTGCAACTGGTCATTTGGATCCATGTACCCAACTTCCATTGAGGG GACCACAAGGCTCTTCTGTGATTTTTACAACCCACAGAGTAAGAGATACTGTAAGAGACTCCAGGTGCtgtgccctgagcactctcagaacACCAAG GTCATTGACGATGAGGTGTGTGGTTGCCCACTAGTGCGCAATGTCTTTGAGGTCACTGGTGATTTTTGTCATCTCCCTAAACGTGTATGCAATCGTCACTATTGCTGGGAGAAGCTGAGACGTGCCGAGTTGGACCTGGAGCGTGTGCGCGCA TTGTACAAGCTAGAACAGCTGTTTGAGCAAGAGCAAAAGGTTCGCACAGCTATGGCTAACCGGGCTGGGCTCCTCTCCCTGATGCTCCACCAGACAACTCAGCATGACCCGCTCACCAATGACCTACGCACCAAAGCAGACAACTGA